CCGGACGCGCGCAAGGCCCTCAAGGCCGCGAAGGCGCTCGGCCTCCACGTCGGCGTCGTGACCGATGCGGACCGCTACCTCGCGACCGAGATCTTCCCCGTCCTTGCGCTCGAGGGCACCGTGGACGCGGTCACCACCGCCGAGGAGGCGGGATACGTGAAGCCGCACCCCGCGATCTTCCGCGTCGCCCTCGCGAAGGCCGGGGTCGCGCCCGAGGAGGCCGTGTTCGTGGGCGACTCGTTCGAGCGCGACATCGAGGGCGCGCGCGCCGCGGGCATCGCGCGCGTCGTGCTCGTGGACCGCCACGGCGCGCGCACCGTGGACGTCGAGCACCGGGTGAAAGACCTCGCGAAGCTCGGCCGCCACCTCGAGCGCCTCGCGAAGCGCGAGGGCGGCGTCAGCGGTCCTTCCACGTGACGTCGGTCCAGGACTTCGCGACGTCCTCCATCGGACGATCGAGGAACTTCGCGCGAAGCGCCCCCTCGACGTCCACGCCCGCGAGGTTCGCGATCGCAAGCGCCATGAAGGCCACGTCCACCGCCTCCTTCCCCGCGTGCGCGAGGTCGCCCTTGCGCGC
This sequence is a window from Candidatus Thermoplasmatota archaeon. Protein-coding genes within it:
- a CDS encoding HAD-IA family hydrolase, with the translated sequence MIRAVLFDLVGTLLDEGSDYDALDAVMARVIERFGFAEKPGDLSGAFAVALMDRIAAEPHLAEPAAFQSFESAAKDIFADLVRARGFVPASSDVAWFWDAYVELQRQIWRLYPDARKALKAAKALGLHVGVVTDADRYLATEIFPVLALEGTVDAVTTAEEAGYVKPHPAIFRVALAKAGVAPEEAVFVGDSFERDIEGARAAGIARVVLVDRHGARTVDVEHRVKDLAKLGRHLERLAKREGGVSGPST
- a CDS encoding MazG nucleotide pyrophosphohydrolase domain-containing protein, with translation MELSAIQRAVAERTLAGDREMGVGFLAMVLAEETGEVAEAARKGDLAHAGKEAVDVAFMALAIANLAGVDVEGALRAKFLDRPMEDVAKSWTDVTWKDR